ACCACACACAGAAAACAAATCTCTTTTTGTGCGAATGCTTTCTACTGTTGGCACAGCTGAGTCACTTTGTCATGTACATATACCTTTTTTACTGATTGTCACACGAAGCCCTAGAACACGTGCTTCACGTAAATCGACAGGCTCTTTTGTGACTAGACCAAACTTTAACAAATGGCTGCGCACAACTTCGACTGGCACTACTGacttatttactaaaatatcatCAATATAATGATCAGTACCAGCAGCAACCGTAGGATCAAGTGACAACACTGTTGACAATATTTTTGACATAATCTTAGGCGCTGCATTGAGACCAAAACCTAGTCTAGTCATGACATACAATGTTCCATGGAACATAACAGCTTGAAATCTCTGCAAACTACTATCAACATGCAGTTGTAAATATGCTTTCTTTAAGTCTAACATGCAAGCATCACTGCCTAACTTACGCCACTTGCGGAGTTTGTCTTGGCATACTGCGGTGTCCAAACCAGGATGACTGCTGACATACCCATTCAGTTCTCTGCTATAATTCATTACAGGTCGTACCTTTGTCTCTTTATTAGGTTGTGTAGCTGCCAACAATGGAATAATGCCAGTTACAGGTCCATGAAGCGCTTCTCGGTTTGGCTGCAGCCATTCGTTTTCTATCCATTGGATAACCtgtttttcatattcttctCTGACGGCATCATTTATAGCGTATTCTCCACATGTATTGGACAATATAGGCTCTCTACTTAACCACTTCCAAGCAACTGTCCACTTGTGGCCATCAAATTGTGCTTTAAAGTCTCTATCATCTATAACTATCGGCGGCTGCTGGTCATCATTATGACTGACAGGACTAGCTTTGTTACGTAGCATCACGCCAACTGTTCTTAACTGTCTTGCTCCAAAGAGTACACCTCTATTTTTATCTATAGATACCCCGCCTAGCTTTGCAATGCCATCCATTCCCAGTATCATCTGGCAACCGCTTACTAGCTTCGGAGCAATCATACACTGAACTTTAATTTTACAAGAGTGATCCAGTTCTATATCAAGAGTTGTCTCACCCTTGCATGTAGTGATATGTCCATTTAACATCATTATTTGTCGCTGAGGACCTTTCGGCAGCAATCCTAACTGCTGTGCCCACTGTTGTTGTATAATTGATTGCTCACATCCACTATCCACCAATGCTTTTATCTTTGTGCCTTTTATCCATACCTAAACAAAGGGTAGCACCGAGTTTTTTACATTGGGGGAAGAGCCGGTGCATACACTTCCCCACTGGCATTTCCCTGCAtctgaaaacagtttttctGGATGTGACCAAGTTTATTACACCGGTAGCACCTGACCTCACGGCGCTGCCAATGCTGCCTCCTTTTCCCAGCAGCACATGAGGTCGTTTCGCCATTTCCTGCAGTTATCATCATGCGGGCCCTGTTCACTAACTCCGAAAGACCCATGTCTTCTACAGAAGCAATAGATTTTAGTTGTGTAGCCACTTCTGTAGGTAATCCTGCCATGAATGCACATTTAAGCAATGGGTCAGGTTCTGATTGTCCCATCAAAGTTGTTAAACGTTTGAGATCTGCCAGATATACATCTACAGCTTCACCATCTCTTAAAGCTCGGTTTTGCAGCTGAATATAAGCACTGAACCTGTCTACACTAAAAGCTGTCAACAAAGCTGCCTTTAGTTTAGGGTAGTCTTCCTTGATATCATCTTCTAAATGTTTATACACGGCAAATGCTGCTCCTGACAAGAATAATGGTAAGAAGGTTGTGAGATCGTCCACTTTTTGAAGCTTGGCCACTAACTCTAGCTTGTCCACCCAGACACTGAAGTCACCGCTTTTACCATCCTCATATGTCTTGATAAGCTCGGATACCTTCACTGACATTTCTAGTGTAGTTTagagccgaaatagcttgtggttTATTAGAGCAATCACAAAATGTACACCTTGACACTATGCATGTATTCTCATTATTGCTGGTTTGAGGGATTAGTTCTAGCTACATGACAAAGAgggtgttacataatacattacataatatgaTGCAAACTACAATAAGcttttcattataatgatcaTACAACTACCAATCtaactgatgtcccatatattcacattgcatcagctgtgatagTTGGGCAATTCTCATGCTTGATATTTCTAGCGGCATAGCAATTGCCCCAGATTTTcatgtttgcttgttgatgTATTGCAGTGCttgctgcaatgttttgcagTAGTTGTAGTATTCTGTGATCacacaatttattatttattgtgaCTTATTGGTCATCTATTGTTTTATCCTTGAAACTAATACACAAGAATCAGAAACTAGAGTGCAGGAGCTAAAACACATTTGGCTGAAAAATACAAAAGTATGTAAATGTGGGCCAAAAAGCCAAAAAGCCCCAAACGAAAAACTAAAATATCGAAAATAAACTTTGCCGACCAAATCTTggattttaaaatttatgccccatacaaaatttaaaaaaacttttttgtagaCTTTTTCTCATATGGTCGAACTTTGGTAGATGTTTTCTTTAGGCTGAAATGGTGAGTAGGTGAGTTGAagctaatattttatttgtggATATTCTCATAATACACAGTAttcaaatggttaaaaaaacttttaaagttagtcattgttttttaaaatatttgtgttgTACATTATTGCAACATACCAAAGataaattgaatatttttaacaagGCAGCCGGCTGTTCAAACAAAGATTTGATTTTTACGCGGACATTGCAAAGGATTCATTCAATATGGCTGCTAACAATTCCCTGCAGTACCTTTCTGCCATTAAGTCTATAGAAATCAGAGCGTACACtgcaaataatgataaactacTAGAAATGGTGGGTGATGACTCCAGGACAATATGTTGGAGAACTCCAGGTTCCCATGATCTAGTCATCAAAGATTTTGCAGGAAACAGTAAGTTTTGCATAAGTGGTgcagaaataaaaaatcatcttATTTCTGTATATTATTCAGAGAATAATGTAAttggagagataaaaaatgGCAAATTTAGACATTCTGCATCAACTGATGTGGAAGCAGTAAGTGTGAGTGCAAATAAGATTACTGTGGCTGGCAATACTTTTGAGACATTTCGTACTCATACTACCATCACTTTTAATCCGGAAGCTGATGTAGAAATGAAAGCTATGGTCATTGCTTTGGCCACACAAGATTGTTTAGTTAATGACTTCTTACAGAAAAACCTTCCCACAGATTTGAAAAGTAAAAGTGATGACTCAAATACTTCAATCACTCCAAAGCAAAAAAGACAAATTGTTACAGTGATATTTACTGATGAAGGAAACAATCAGACATATCAAATGAAAGTGGGAGAACGACAAAGTGGTACTGGCATGCTTACAATGTTTTTGATGGACAACTCAAAAAGACACAATTTACTACTGACTACCACAGTAATGGCTGGTAAAATAAGCGCATCAAATATGGTCGGAGAACGACAATACACAACTGCTAGAGACACAACcgacaaaacaattttatatgtaTCTTTTAACTCATCTATTATTGGAAAAATAGATCTTGGTAAAAGCCATCCTGCCAGTTTAAAAACTTGTACTTCACCATCAAACAACATAATGCATGTCAATGGGGACACAGGAACAGGTACAATATTAGATTCTGCTGGATTAGAAATGGTAACCTACAAAAGATCAGATCCAATATCCTTtgagttttcattaaaaaaactgacaaaaaatcaaaataaactTGCTACAGCTTATTTTTCTGCAGTTATCTATAATGTATTGACAGTTGATAAGTTTGCAGCCAGCATGATGATCACAAGGTTAATTTGCAACTGCTCATTTTGCCAGCAACCTCGACAAGCTGACCCAAGGCATCGTCTGATGGCGACTATTGATCGCCTtaataaaattgacaaatttTCATTGTCTGTCGCTGGCCACAGCAGCAACAAAAACATCGTATATTACAACTTACACACACATTGTAACATTTCAAGTTTTAATCTTCTAACCTTAGAGTGTACTCCAATTCATGGATTTCAAGGTCTTGCTCAGTTCCATGCTAAAGACTCATATGGAAGGACGATATTCAAAGCTGCCGTGTTACCAGATGAAGACATTCTCGCAGTGTATACGCATGAAGACAAGTTGCTTGGATATTTTTACCAAAAAAGTGTGATAGATGACAAGGATAATATGTATTTCAAAATGAAGAAAATTGACTCAGCGTCATCGCGAAGTCGAACCCCGAAATACAttatggttgacttgcaaacgTAGGAGTGTCTTGCTTATATTACTGGCCAGCATTTTTATACgcacactagctgcattacccgtgtttgggaacagatttacgtaaagcaatagttttattgagagttgtctttcataccgtaaaacaactccaaatatgcaatctactgaaatttttgtgctgatctggctgcatacacatatgcagttgtacatgtcaataatgttggagagcccattggagatatgcaatgtgttttacagctagtctacaatgcatcagtctcgaactactcaaatcggcattgtcctaattttgtacacagaactgataataaaattgacattgctaggcaaactgacgttgttcaaactggcagtatggaaaagttttacatattttaagaaattctagaaaatattttgctgttgcactgcttagctatcgccatcttttattgaattgagacttctgcatgcttgaaacactaatcatgactcaccagttcttagtctatagcctgtgttttgacatggtataatatacaaactgtgcagcagtaatgtggttgttgataaaatttattatcaataaaatctactatatatactacatatatggcctctcgccttttcaacgtaaggcgttacatctggagcatttttggacatttgtcccataaaaaaaattcaaccctatactgtgttgcatgactgtagtcaagcgcgaagttttctgtccatacaaaacgcctggtagcagctgctgtagttagtgcatctcgctgttgtcacCGTTTCATCCGCTCTGAAAATTAAGCTCagtgagcagctgttgtagctagtgcatcatgttcttgttgccgctgcatctgctcggaggtttctgcacgtctggccgttgtagcggctgctctgagccgtttgagttactgctggggtcggtctaatagtctctgcacttctagcggctgcagcatctattctggcctgctctcggtttctgctcttctagcagctgcagcagcagttccgttttattgtaggcgtagctgcgtttgctctgcagtttctgctcgtcttgctgctgcttcgcaaattcgatctctctttacgggaatcaatctgtttttgcgtttgggcaataggctttttggaaggcattgtactgcttcaagcatttctaacattgaatgagatggtgtgctttttgtaatatacgctgctcgctttcttctcaccgctgTCTATCGCCAGGCTTGGAGTgcctgtgcaagttctgtagtttctgtagttctcgtagctggaaaaaaaagtaaaagtaactcagctgcggaaggaaatgaacatgtttattatcacaaaaagtggcaaatccaacgttttcaaccctttcactgaagtagactccctcatgcgttttctatggttgaccgccatagacacatttttgcgattttcccagcaattgctagtaactgaattttattatttgttgataacataaccaacgatttttaaaacttgtatgaagtgacagtgttgtccaaagatttctctataaaattagcctaaaatttaattttaaatctttgtttgagaatttccaacttaaccacttcgggtgcatgcaccgctatagcggcttcgagtatattcttctcaagttcattagccagtttcaggctttgcgtagttgcattactcatccatctatatttagagcctgcttacagttacactctatctacaaagctaggcatgaccttcagacatgtttgcagacatcgactggtcaaacagctatggtcaaatgaaagaattttGAGTATTTcgggttcaaagttcaacatttaaatcagttagtaacaacgcgtagtagttagtagttgatgcgtataggcttcaattcagcgatagaaatggcagacttccagtagagtggtgacgaagataagttaacagctatggaagagactgtagagttcattgtatacacagtatgttttaattgtttgttattatatatagttttatacattttcatgctacccttattagttaaaaatgttcgtagaacacgaattttaataaaaccgctatttcatgttactttcaatatttattatttttaatttttgaaataaagataatatgatcagatacagaattttctttgctttccaaaagtataggtgttatatgtaaaaatgtgagtgcttctacggttaaaatgacttttgttaacccatgtcataatctgtagagcatcatgatttaattgtacctgaacgcgaaattggattatgcaattgtacccgaagtggttaaaaacaaccatttttgtgtaagttttgaaaatgccatcgagttagaaaacaattgaTGTTGATGACATATGAtgacttatgttgatgacatagctgattcagatttttgtgattacacatataattaaaatagcaatagcagtaatagcaataacatagtaaatagcaataacatacaacgatactaaccttttcgatgtagaaatttagtaggtaaaacgcagtagcagtacccgtgcaagctctgtagtagctgtagtactcgtagctggaaaagaataaaagtaactcagaacgaagtgaacatgtttactatcacaaacagtggcaaatccaacgcttccaaccctttcactgaagtagactcatgcgTTTTTTATGGTCGACAGTCGTAGACACATTTTGTaactttaccagcaattgctagtaactgaattttattattcgttgataacataactgttgtatatatatatatatatatatatatatatatatatatatatatatatatatatcgaacTATATTATTAGCGTCACATATAAGCTACTTAGTTACCGTTTCCGTTTCCTGGGATTCTCGAGGGCTAGGAGAAATCGTAGGGCACTTCCGTTCCGATGAAGAGAATTGCTAACACGTGTAAATACTATATGCTCAGCTATAAATGCTTTAATCGATCATTGGGTTGGCCAGCCACGACAATCCGTCTTAGTTAGGACGACAACACATCTTGATCTTCATTATGATATAATACAGGTAAACTGAGTGTGCGTATACGATATTCATCTAAGAACATTATTCCTATTAATTTCACATGGTGGCAGCGGTTTCTATGATCGAATAATGGAAGGAATTCACCCTCCGCAACAGTTAAACTTGCGGGCTGTCGACTTGTCTGGGGAATGGCGCCGTTGGGTTCGTTCTTTTAGAGATTACTTGCTAGCTATCAATTTGGTTGCGACTGACCAGGTTTCAGAGCGACGCAAGCTAGCTTTGTTCCGCCACGTTGGTGGGGAAGATGTTAGAGAGATCTACAGCCAAATGGAGTTTGTTGGAGAGGATGGAGATGGAAATCCTGTTGGTGTGGCAGAAGGTCAGGAGGGTAGGACACTAGAAGGGGTTTAGAAAGGTTCCAAACCTATTGTAACTCTAGATCTGGTGAGGTGGTGAGCCGCTTTGAATTTCATGGTAGCTCTCAGAGTGGTGAATCAGTTGATGTGTATTTAATGAGGCTTAGACGCTTGGCTGAGAACTGCAATTTTGGAGATCAACGTGACTCATTGATTAGGAATAAACTTTTGTTTGGGCTGGATAATGTGAAGCTTAGAGATCGTTTAATAACCCGTTAGAGAGATGAAGTGCTCACTCTGGACTATGTCATTAGAGCAGTTAGAGTTGAAGAGGCTTCTAAGGCACTAAATCCAGGTCCGTCAGAGATAAACTCTGTCAGCAGGAATGCAGGTCACAAAAAAGCAACCAAGGATGAATACTAGCTTTGACGATAGTGCCACAAAATGTCCAAAATGCGGCCGTAATCATGAACCTCGGTGGTGCCCGGCTTataatcagaaatgtaataggtgtgTGATGAAGGGACATTGGGGCGCAATGTGCAAGTCGAAGGCATCTCAGGCGAATAGAGTTAGTGAGGTTGTAGATGAGGAAACGGCCAATGCCAGTTTAGAGGAGTTGTATTTAGGTGAGGTTGCTGATATTGGTGAGATTGCAGCTAGAAAATTATGGTTTGCTAAGGTGAAAGTAACAAGTGAGAGTAGCCCAGACCAGGTTATTAGGTTCAAATTGGATACGGGCGCTTCACTGACCGTTTGTGGATTGGGCCATTGTGAGGGAAAAATTCAACGCACAACCGTCAAACTGTATGGCCCAGGACGAACCCCTCTGAGGTGCAGAGGGATGATTGAAACACAACTCCAGGTGGATGACATCTGTGTTGAGGAAAATATTTCTGTATTAGAGGGGCAGAAGACTCCACTCCTCAGTTTCAAGGCCTGTGAACTCCTTCAGCTGGTGTCAATGGATaaagaaaaatgtgaaattggTCAGGTTACTCATGTAGAGAAAAAGTTGTTTGAGGGATTAGGCCGAGTTGAGAGACCTTATAGTATACTACTCAAGAAGGGCGCCACACCATATGCAAGTCATGTGCCTCGCCCTGTAGCTTTTCCATTAAGGCGGAAAACTAATGCGGCTTTAGATCGCATGGTTGAGGAACGTGTAATCACTCCTGTCACCGAACCAACATCTTGGGTCGCGCCTATGGTGGTGGTCCCTAAACCTAATGGCGCAGTTCGCATTTGCACTGACTACACTGAGCTAAACAAGTTTGTGGTCAGAGAGATACATCCCATGGCCACAGTTGAGAGTAGTTTGGCTGCTTTGGGTACAGCAAAAATTTTCTCGAAAATTAATGCAACAGCGTTTTTTGGCAGATCCCATTAACCCCGAGTTCTATCTACCTAACTACTTTTTTGACTCATAGAGGACGGTACAGATACTTTCGTATGCCACAGGGTTTGTGCAGCGCTCCGGAAATTTTCCAGGCAGAGATGAGTAGGATTCTTGAGGGTGTCGAAGGTGTAATCGTTCATATGGATGATATACTTGTATTTGGAAAGACGGAGGATAAACACGCTACCCGTTTACAATTGGTCCTAGAAAGAATACACAAAGCCGGAATGACCCTGAATGAATCGAAATGTCGGTTCGGTGTTCAAGAAGTGAAATTTCTAGGCTATGTCATTGACAAGGACGGCATCCATGCTGGTCCTCGGATCCAAGGCATTTTGGATTTTCCTGAACTGACCAACATAAAAACAGTGCGAAGTTTCTTGGGCCTGGCGAATTAGTTTGCCCGCTTCTCATGTCAGCTAGCTGAGGTTAGCAAGCCTCTAAGAGATCTGCTGAAGAAAGACACTGAGTGGTATTGGGGAGATACTCAAAAGAGGGCATTCCAATCTGTCAATGACATTTTCAGAAAGCCTACTGTATTGGCTGTATATTCTCCCTCGTGGGAGACAATTGTGACCACAGATGCCGGTAATCAAGGTACTGGTGCTACGTTGAGCCAGACTCAGCCGGATGGTTCACGTCGACTAGTTGCTGCTGCGAGTAGATCGCTACTGGACTGTGAGCAGTGTTATGCTGCTATTAAGAAGGAAGCCCTTGCGGTGTGTTGGGCCATGGAAAAATTTTCTCAGTACGTGTTGGGCATGGAGTCAGTCACTGTGGAGACTGACCATAAGCCCTTGATTCCCTTGTTAGGAGGTATGCTTCTGGACAGGCTACCTCCAAGAATTCAGAGATTTAAACTGCGGTTGCAGAGATTCCAATACATCTTGAGGCATGTTCCAGGAAAAGGTAACATAGCTGCGAACGCCCTATCTCGTTACACTCGGGTAAAGATAAATGCTTTGGGCCAAGCAAGTGCTTCCGAGATCGATTTTCAGATTGAGGAGATGTTTACTTTCCAGGGATTGAATGGGCGTTTGGAGGCTATGAAACTAGAACAACAAAACGATGAGGTTTTTTCAAAGGTCATGAGTTTTGTCAGGGACGGGTGGCCCAGTTATCTATCCTGCAATGACACGTTGATCAGGCCTTATTTTGAGAGGAGGGGTTTGCTTGCTGTGAATAAAGGCTTCCTGACCTTGGGGACGCGTTTAGTTATACCCTTTAGCCAAAGAGACTAGGTTCTTAGAGACATTCATAGCGGACACCTAGGCATCAATAAGTGTATTGCCAAAGCGCAGAGGTCTGTCTGGTGGCCATCTATGACTAAAGTTGTAAAGGAGATGGTTCGTCGATGCAGAACCTGTAATGTGGACTCGCGGAAACCTGTCGAGCCGCTTAGGCCGACAGCGACACCTGAGAGACCATGGCAGATGTTAGGGTCAGACCTGTTTCATTTCAGAGGCCAGAGTTATTTACTGGTCATAGACTACTATTCACGTTACTCTGAAATAGCATTGCTTA
Above is a window of Watersipora subatra chromosome 3, tzWatSuba1.1, whole genome shotgun sequence DNA encoding:
- the LOC137390823 gene encoding uncharacterized protein translates to MSVKVSELIKTYEDGKSGDFSVWVDKLELVAKLQKVDDLTTFLPLFLSGAAFAVYKHLEDDIKEDYPKLKAALLTAFSVDRFSAYIQLQNRALRDGEAVDVYLADLKRLTTLMGQSEPDPLLKCAFMAGLPTEVATQLKSIASVEDMGLSELVNRARMMITAGNGETTSCAAGKRRQHWQRREVWIKGTKIKALVDSGCEQSIIQQQWAQQLGLLPKGPQRQIMMLNGHITTCKGETTLDIELDHSCKIKVQCMIAPKLVSGCQMILGMDGIAKLGGVSIDKNRGVLFGARQLRTVGVMLRNKASPVSHNDDQQPPIVIDDRDFKAQFDGHKWTVAWKWLSREPILSNTCGEYAINDAVREEYEKQVIQWIENEWLQPNREALHGPVTGIIPLLAATQPNKETKVRPVMNYSRELNGYVSSHPGLDTAVCQDKLRKWRKLGSDACMLDLKKAYLQLHVDSSLQRFQAVMFHGTLYVMTRLGFGLNAAPKIMSKILSTVLSLDPTVAAGTDHYIDDILVNKSVVPVEVVRSHLLKFGLVTKEPVDLREARVLGLRVTISKKVAGWLRVACSYMKRCAADGKWDDAIAKEVLHMLDETLNRVTRHDPVQGK